A stretch of the Acidimicrobiia bacterium genome encodes the following:
- a CDS encoding EamA family transporter has protein sequence MLASAVLHASWNLVVKASSDRLVAAFAQVTMGALAFAPFLLFVDVPWEAWPWFVASSLVHLAYGLTLVGAYERADLSLVYPVARGAAPVLVTVLAALVLDDVPSAAGLVAIAFVISGVLFVAQGSSRSGGMRWALATGALIATYTLIDASAVRRLDSAFGYTVCVFLGNAAVYVPTILRLRGARLVRSALRREGGRHLAAGTASALAYVLVLAAARLAPLGLVAAFRETSVVFGALGAWLLLGEHHARRRLLGAVLIAAGLAVLVGAG, from the coding sequence GTGCTCGCCTCGGCCGTGCTGCACGCGTCGTGGAACCTGGTCGTGAAGGCAAGCAGCGATCGCCTCGTCGCGGCGTTCGCCCAGGTCACCATGGGTGCACTCGCCTTCGCCCCGTTCTTGCTCTTCGTCGACGTGCCCTGGGAGGCGTGGCCCTGGTTCGTGGCGTCGTCGCTCGTCCACCTGGCGTACGGGCTCACCCTCGTCGGCGCGTACGAGCGAGCCGACCTGTCACTCGTCTACCCGGTGGCTCGCGGTGCGGCGCCGGTCCTCGTCACGGTGCTCGCCGCTCTGGTGCTGGACGACGTGCCGAGTGCGGCCGGCCTGGTCGCCATCGCCTTCGTGATCTCAGGTGTCCTGTTCGTCGCTCAGGGCTCCTCCCGGTCCGGAGGCATGCGATGGGCGCTCGCCACCGGGGCCCTCATCGCCACGTACACGCTCATCGACGCCTCGGCGGTGCGGAGGCTCGACTCGGCATTCGGTTACACGGTGTGCGTCTTCTTGGGCAACGCGGCCGTCTACGTGCCGACGATCCTCCGCCTCCGGGGTGCCCGGCTCGTGCGAAGCGCCCTGCGTCGCGAGGGCGGGCGCCACCTCGCTGCTGGAACGGCCTCGGCGTTGGCGTACGTGCTCGTGCTGGCTGCCGCCCGGCTGGCGCCGCTCGGCCTCGTCGCCGCCTTCCGAGAGACGTCTGTGGTCTTCGGGGCGCTGGGCGCCTGGCTCCTCTTGGGTGAGCACCACGCCAGACGCCGGCTCCTCGGAGCGGTGCTGATCGCCGCAGGGCTCGCCGTGCTCGTCGGTGCCGGCTGA
- a CDS encoding fasciclin domain-containing protein, which produces MKPTTRAGALLALALVAAGCGGDSTPSTTAPEATTVATTTSPSATEQMEEMGDVLEVAEAEGDLGTFLEALGAAGIMEDFHGEGPFTIFAPSDAAFETYLADAGMSMEEAFAGAEMLQSVLGYHVVAAMDDAEMVMGMAGDSFTTLTGATLDVTVDGETVMVGDATIDRYDIEASNGVIHVIDKVLSPPEA; this is translated from the coding sequence GTGAAACCAACCACTCGCGCCGGCGCCTTGCTGGCGCTCGCACTCGTCGCGGCCGGGTGCGGAGGCGACTCCACACCGTCCACCACCGCGCCAGAAGCCACCACGGTGGCGACGACTACGTCGCCGTCCGCCACGGAGCAGATGGAGGAGATGGGCGACGTGCTCGAGGTTGCGGAGGCCGAGGGCGACCTCGGGACGTTCCTCGAAGCGCTCGGGGCGGCAGGGATCATGGAGGACTTCCACGGTGAGGGCCCGTTCACGATCTTCGCGCCGAGCGATGCCGCATTCGAGACCTACCTCGCAGATGCCGGCATGTCGATGGAAGAGGCGTTCGCCGGCGCCGAGATGCTCCAATCGGTCCTCGGCTACCACGTCGTGGCCGCAATGGACGACGCCGAGATGGTCATGGGGATGGCGGGCGATTCGTTCACGACGCTGACGGGCGCGACGCTCGACGTCACCGTCGACGGCGAGACCGTGATGGTCGGGGACGCAACGATCGACCGCTACGACATCGAAGCCTCGAACGGGGTCATCCACGTCATCGACAAGGTGCTGAGCCCACCGGAAGCGTGA
- the rplI gene encoding 50S ribosomal protein L9 produces MRVILTKDVSSLGLKGDIVDVSDGYARNYLVPRSLAVKATDGAVRQAEAMRRAREENERKVKEDAENLATALIGSRVVVAARASDEGRLFGSIGSADVAEAIRKFTGVEIDRAIVAVRSPIKEIGIHEVTLKPHADIEFQITLDVIPA; encoded by the coding sequence ATGAGGGTCATACTCACGAAGGACGTGTCGAGCCTCGGCCTGAAGGGCGACATCGTCGACGTCTCGGACGGCTACGCCCGCAACTACCTCGTACCGAGGAGCCTCGCCGTCAAGGCGACGGACGGGGCTGTGCGCCAGGCCGAGGCGATGCGGCGCGCTCGCGAGGAGAATGAGCGCAAGGTCAAGGAGGATGCCGAGAACCTGGCGACGGCCCTCATCGGCTCACGCGTGGTCGTTGCGGCGCGCGCCAGCGACGAAGGCCGACTGTTCGGATCGATCGGGTCCGCCGACGTCGCCGAGGCGATCCGCAAGTTCACCGGTGTCGAGATCGATCGGGCGATCGTTGCGGTCCGGTCGCCGATCAAGGAGATCGGCATCCACGAGGTGACGTTGAAGCCGCATGCCGACATCGAGTTCCAGATCACCCTCGACGTCATCCCCGCCTAG
- the rpsR gene encoding 30S ribosomal protein S18 yields MVNDKRQKRRRPGGPDIRRKRRTCQFCEDKSITIDYKDVALLRKYMSDRGKIRSRRVTGACSIHQRRVAQAVKNAREMALLPYIQNRG; encoded by the coding sequence ATGGTGAACGACAAGCGGCAGAAGAGGCGCCGTCCCGGCGGCCCCGACATCCGGCGCAAGCGCCGGACCTGCCAGTTCTGTGAGGACAAGAGCATCACGATCGACTACAAGGACGTCGCCCTGCTCCGCAAGTACATGTCGGACAGGGGCAAGATCCGCTCCCGCCGGGTGACGGGGGCGTGCTCGATCCACCAGCGACGTGTCGCCCAGGCGGTCAAGAACGCCAGGGAGATGGCGCTCCTGCCGTACATCCAGAATCGGGGATAG
- the ssb gene encoding single-stranded DNA-binding protein, whose amino-acid sequence MSTNSVTLIGNLVDDPELRFTPSGVAMTKVRFAVSRRYQDRDNQWQEETSFFSGTCWRDMAENVAESLQKGMRVIVTGRLEQRSWETQDGEKRSTIDVNIFDIGPSIRWATAAVTKTPRAGGGDYSTPAAPVGREDYGPDEAPF is encoded by the coding sequence ATGAGCACCAACAGCGTGACACTGATCGGGAACCTCGTCGACGACCCGGAGCTTCGCTTCACACCATCGGGCGTCGCCATGACGAAGGTGCGGTTCGCCGTCAGTCGCCGCTACCAGGACCGCGACAACCAGTGGCAGGAGGAGACGAGCTTCTTCAGCGGCACGTGCTGGCGCGACATGGCGGAGAACGTCGCCGAATCCCTCCAGAAGGGCATGCGAGTCATCGTCACCGGCCGTCTCGAGCAGCGTAGCTGGGAGACCCAGGACGGTGAGAAGCGGTCGACGATCGACGTCAACATCTTCGACATCGGGCCCTCCATCCGCTGGGCGACCGCGGCCGTCACGAAGACTCCGCGCGCCGGCGGCGGTGACTACTCGACGCCGGCCGCTCCGGTCGGACGAGAAGACTATGGCCCGGACGAGGCCCCGTTCTGA
- the rpsF gene encoding 30S ribosomal protein S6 has protein sequence MRSYELMMIHRPELAEPDVRNSIGEVESTLNEEGSVAKTDFWGKRRFAYEIDHINEGYYSVIEFSGDVDLVAKIDRALSLADFIVRHKIIRRDGS, from the coding sequence GTGCGCAGCTATGAACTCATGATGATCCACCGGCCCGAGCTGGCCGAACCGGACGTCAGGAACAGCATTGGCGAGGTCGAGTCCACGCTCAACGAAGAAGGCAGCGTCGCCAAGACGGACTTCTGGGGGAAGCGCAGGTTCGCCTACGAGATCGACCACATCAACGAGGGTTACTACTCGGTGATCGAGTTCTCGGGCGATGTCGATCTCGTCGCCAAGATCGACAGGGCACTTTCCCTCGCCGACTTCATCGTGCGGCACAAGATCATTCGACGCGACGGGAGCTGA
- a CDS encoding DUF192 domain-containing protein — MRHLLVVALIVAACGSSDDGSRPVASTPSPATTPAAAPTTTAAPTEAPSSTTGAADIPSQIDRLTYVALTIGERTLPLVAVADSPTERTRGLMFVEDLLDVDGMLFVYAEERFGSFWMKDTLIPLDIAFFDAGGRLVTKLEMEPCDAGDNCPSYSPEGEFQFALETEAGDLAWLEDGDVLLVP, encoded by the coding sequence ATGCGCCACCTCCTGGTCGTCGCCCTGATCGTGGCTGCCTGCGGATCGTCCGACGACGGATCCCGGCCGGTCGCATCGACGCCGTCCCCGGCAACAACCCCGGCAGCGGCTCCGACGACGACGGCCGCGCCGACGGAGGCGCCGTCGTCCACCACCGGCGCGGCCGACATCCCGTCGCAGATCGATCGACTCACCTACGTCGCCCTGACGATCGGGGAGCGCACCCTGCCCCTCGTCGCCGTCGCCGACAGTCCGACCGAACGAACCCGGGGTCTGATGTTCGTCGAAGACCTCCTCGACGTGGACGGCATGCTGTTCGTCTACGCCGAGGAGCGCTTCGGATCGTTCTGGATGAAGGACACCCTGATCCCCCTCGACATCGCCTTCTTCGACGCCGGGGGGCGCCTCGTCACCAAGCTCGAGATGGAGCCCTGTGACGCCGGTGACAACTGCCCGAGCTACTCGCCGGAGGGCGAGTTCCAGTTCGCGCTCGAGACGGAGGCGGGGGATCTCGCCTGGCTCGAGGACGGCGACGTCCTCCTCGTGCCATGA
- the panB gene encoding 3-methyl-2-oxobutanoate hydroxymethyltransferase, with amino-acid sequence MPDKTTVPMIRARKGRDKIRMVTAYDYPTARIADRAGADVILVGDSVGNVVLGRPDTLGVTVDEIVHHTAAVMRAEPQALVVADMPWLSYHTTSEDAVTNAARMIREGGAAAVKLEGGAKRAAVIKAILDAEIPVQGHIGLTPQSVHAMGGMRVQGREADAAYELISDAKALADAGVFSIVLEGVPDVLAEIVTREVDVPTIGIGAGASCDGQVLVFHDVVGLGGGDYLPKFVRQYAGLADTAVEALARWFEDVQSGAFPGEAETYHMPAESAAVLRELTESAFGTADELMADEAMEK; translated from the coding sequence ATGCCGGACAAGACCACCGTTCCGATGATCCGTGCCCGCAAGGGCCGCGACAAGATCAGGATGGTCACCGCCTACGACTACCCGACGGCGCGGATCGCCGACCGAGCAGGCGCAGACGTCATCCTCGTCGGCGACTCCGTCGGCAACGTGGTGCTCGGCAGGCCCGACACGCTCGGCGTCACCGTCGACGAGATCGTTCACCACACTGCGGCCGTGATGCGTGCCGAACCCCAGGCCCTAGTCGTCGCCGACATGCCCTGGCTCAGCTACCACACGACATCCGAAGATGCCGTCACGAACGCCGCCAGGATGATCCGAGAGGGTGGAGCCGCCGCGGTGAAGCTCGAGGGCGGCGCCAAGCGCGCCGCCGTGATCAAGGCGATCCTCGATGCGGAGATCCCTGTGCAGGGCCACATCGGGCTCACGCCCCAGTCCGTGCACGCCATGGGAGGAATGCGGGTGCAGGGGCGGGAGGCCGACGCGGCATACGAGCTGATATCCGACGCCAAAGCGCTCGCCGACGCAGGGGTCTTCTCGATCGTCCTCGAAGGCGTCCCGGACGTGCTCGCTGAGATCGTCACGCGTGAGGTCGACGTGCCGACGATCGGAATCGGAGCGGGGGCGTCTTGCGACGGACAGGTGCTCGTCTTTCACGACGTCGTGGGCCTCGGCGGCGGCGACTACCTGCCGAAGTTCGTGCGGCAGTACGCCGGCCTGGCCGACACCGCCGTCGAGGCGCTGGCGCGCTGGTTCGAGGACGTGCAGAGCGGCGCCTTCCCCGGGGAGGCGGAGACGTATCACATGCCGGCTGAGTCGGCGGCGGTCCTTCGCGAGCTCACGGAGAGCGCCTTCGGAACCGCCGACGAGCTCATGGCGGACGAGGCGATGGAGAAGTAG
- a CDS encoding pyridoxamine 5'-phosphate oxidase family protein, whose product MARKDITMTEEEISRFLDADRTLQVASVGRDGYPHLAPMWYVVDDGRVVFRSFTKSQKIVNLTRNPKVTVLVEEGEAYSDLRGVTIEGDARLVTDRAYVLEVYGRLAARYPMMDDQPVELDAETLEATWGRYAEKNTAVIVEPRRVVSWDHRKLAGGY is encoded by the coding sequence ATGGCTCGCAAGGACATCACCATGACGGAGGAGGAGATCAGCCGCTTCCTCGATGCGGACCGCACGCTCCAGGTCGCCAGCGTCGGCAGGGACGGGTATCCGCATCTGGCCCCGATGTGGTACGTCGTCGACGACGGGAGAGTGGTGTTCCGCTCGTTCACGAAGTCGCAGAAGATCGTCAACCTCACCCGCAACCCCAAGGTCACGGTGCTCGTCGAGGAAGGCGAGGCGTACTCCGACCTGCGGGGAGTGACGATCGAAGGCGACGCCCGCCTGGTGACGGACAGGGCCTACGTGCTCGAGGTCTACGGCCGGCTGGCCGCTCGCTACCCGATGATGGACGACCAGCCCGTCGAGCTCGACGCCGAGACGCTCGAGGCGACGTGGGGCCGGTACGCCGAGAAGAACACTGCCGTCATCGTGGAGCCGCGCAGGGTCGTCAGTTGGGACCATCGCAAGCTGGCGGGCGGCTACTGA
- a CDS encoding VanW family protein, translating to MRGWIGLSVWVLAIVFALLFAVVAVFVGYRIASADEIVAGVTVAGHDVSGFGESDLDQLMRALQGGLDVVPLTVAAPGYSLETTTRAAGVYIDADAVKSEAMSIGRTGSVFDQFSSWLAGFREDRQVDLMYAVDPNAMDALVDWDEGRIVREPVEPAFTGTTGGFEVQDAIDGAVVEAGDVVAALEGAVAAGPPPYALTVESTVVPTQVSQAQLESALAEAKALTRRIPAKVGDRIAFISADVVRSWIDGSTTDSGLVPLFDSERVEPGIESLLADLADPLPDPIFDIVDGEVQYTLGEPARMCCGPGVTDIVRKTAERGGIADLPTRLVEEDGGIGRVEAMGVEEVIGEFTTRHACCESRVTNIHRIADLVRGQVIDPGERFSVNEFVGPRTRAKGFVSAGVIERGHFTEDVGGGISQFATTMFNASFFAGLDFDSYQSHSIYISRYPYGREATLNFPQPDLAVVNNTPYSMLVWTSYTSASITVQLYSTPYFEVEQTGQQSGRVSRCTRVNTFRQRTAPDGSVIDDAVFATYRPGEGLDCNGNPIPVPGG from the coding sequence TTGCGTGGCTGGATCGGCCTCTCGGTGTGGGTGCTCGCCATCGTCTTCGCTCTCCTGTTTGCGGTAGTCGCCGTGTTCGTCGGGTACAGGATCGCCTCGGCCGACGAGATCGTGGCGGGCGTCACGGTGGCGGGGCACGATGTGTCCGGGTTCGGCGAGTCCGACCTCGACCAGCTGATGCGTGCCCTCCAGGGGGGGCTCGACGTCGTCCCGCTCACCGTGGCGGCGCCCGGGTACTCGCTCGAGACGACGACCCGGGCTGCCGGGGTGTACATCGACGCCGACGCCGTGAAGTCGGAGGCCATGTCCATCGGGCGGACGGGCAGCGTCTTCGACCAGTTCTCCTCATGGTTGGCGGGCTTTCGCGAGGATCGCCAAGTCGACCTCATGTATGCGGTCGACCCGAACGCGATGGACGCCCTGGTCGACTGGGACGAGGGCCGGATCGTGCGGGAGCCGGTCGAGCCGGCCTTCACCGGGACCACCGGAGGCTTCGAGGTCCAAGATGCGATCGACGGGGCAGTCGTCGAGGCCGGCGACGTCGTGGCGGCGCTCGAGGGGGCCGTCGCCGCCGGCCCGCCGCCGTACGCTCTCACTGTCGAGTCGACCGTCGTGCCGACCCAGGTGTCGCAAGCACAGCTCGAATCTGCTCTCGCCGAAGCCAAGGCGCTGACGAGGCGCATCCCCGCCAAGGTCGGCGACCGCATCGCCTTCATCAGCGCCGATGTCGTGCGCAGCTGGATCGACGGGTCGACGACGGATTCCGGCCTGGTCCCCCTCTTCGATTCCGAGCGTGTCGAGCCCGGCATCGAGTCGCTCCTCGCCGACCTGGCCGACCCGCTACCCGACCCGATCTTCGACATCGTCGACGGGGAGGTGCAGTACACGCTCGGCGAGCCTGCCCGAATGTGCTGCGGGCCTGGTGTCACCGACATCGTGAGAAAGACGGCCGAGAGGGGAGGGATCGCCGACCTGCCGACGAGGCTCGTCGAGGAGGATGGCGGCATCGGGCGAGTCGAGGCCATGGGCGTCGAAGAGGTCATCGGCGAGTTCACGACGCGCCACGCCTGCTGCGAGTCTCGCGTGACGAACATCCACAGGATCGCCGATCTCGTCCGCGGTCAGGTGATCGACCCGGGGGAGCGCTTCTCGGTCAACGAGTTCGTCGGTCCGCGGACCAGGGCGAAGGGCTTCGTCTCGGCGGGCGTCATCGAGCGAGGGCATTTCACCGAGGACGTCGGGGGCGGCATCTCCCAGTTCGCCACGACTATGTTCAACGCTTCGTTCTTCGCAGGTCTCGACTTCGACTCGTACCAGTCGCACTCGATCTACATCTCCCGATACCCCTACGGGAGGGAGGCGACGCTCAACTTCCCCCAGCCGGACCTCGCAGTCGTCAACAACACGCCGTACTCGATGCTCGTATGGACCAGCTACACGAGCGCCTCGATCACCGTGCAGCTCTACTCGACGCCGTACTTCGAGGTCGAGCAGACGGGGCAGCAGTCCGGCAGGGTGTCTCGCTGCACCAGGGTCAACACGTTCCGGCAGCGCACCGCCCCCGACGGTTCCGTCATCGACGACGCGGTGTTCGCCACCTACCGTCCCGGAGAAGGCCTCGACTGCAACGGCAACCCTATCCCGGTGCCCGGCGGCTGA
- a CDS encoding peptidylprolyl isomerase: MPAAVLLLAIATACGGSDVATTTAGPATTDAPTTTAAATNPGAVAGEGDVVSVHYVGTLDDGEQFDSSRDGGTPLTFTVGSGQMIPGFDQAVRGMAVGDLKSVRIAAGDAYGERDDALLIEVGIDQVPEGAQVGDQLSTSDGQTVVVAEIDGDAVLIDANHPLAGQALTFEIELLSIG; encoded by the coding sequence ATGCCGGCAGCCGTCCTCTTGCTCGCCATCGCGACGGCGTGCGGCGGGAGCGATGTAGCCACGACGACCGCCGGTCCGGCGACGACGGACGCGCCGACCACGACGGCTGCGGCGACCAATCCCGGCGCAGTGGCCGGGGAGGGCGACGTCGTGTCGGTTCACTACGTGGGCACCCTCGACGACGGCGAGCAGTTCGACTCGTCCCGTGATGGCGGCACCCCGTTGACGTTCACCGTCGGGTCGGGTCAGATGATCCCCGGCTTCGACCAGGCGGTGCGCGGTATGGCGGTGGGTGACCTGAAGTCGGTGCGGATCGCGGCCGGCGACGCATACGGCGAACGGGACGACGCGCTGCTGATCGAGGTCGGCATCGACCAGGTGCCCGAAGGTGCGCAAGTCGGCGACCAGCTCTCCACCTCGGACGGCCAGACCGTGGTCGTGGCGGAGATCGACGGTGACGCCGTGCTCATCGACGCCAACCACCCGCTCGCCGGCCAGGCTTTGACGTTCGAGATCGAGCTGTTGAGCATCGGCTAG
- a CDS encoding deoxyribonuclease IV, which translates to MLIGAHTGGAHPLAEAEERGADLIQLFLSDPQGWKKPSPRPDADELRASPLPIYVHAPYLMNVASPNNRIRIPSRKNLAQAVEAAETIGAAGVIVHGGHVGDDEAVAVGFERWRKALETIESPIPILIEDTAGGGNAVVRELANYGPLWDEIGDLNVGICLDTCHVWAGGDDLAAGVGLVRGLTGRVDLIHCNDSRDPHNSRRDRHANLGHGEIPPELLIDFVRDAGAPVVVETPGDAGDHAADIKWLRDQF; encoded by the coding sequence ATGCTCATCGGAGCGCACACGGGCGGGGCCCATCCTCTCGCCGAGGCGGAGGAGAGGGGAGCCGACCTCATCCAGCTCTTCCTCTCCGACCCGCAGGGCTGGAAGAAGCCGAGCCCACGACCGGACGCAGACGAGCTACGTGCCTCGCCGCTGCCGATATACGTCCATGCTCCGTACCTGATGAACGTGGCTTCGCCCAACAATCGCATCCGGATCCCGAGCAGGAAGAACCTCGCACAGGCCGTCGAGGCGGCCGAGACGATCGGCGCGGCGGGCGTGATCGTGCACGGAGGGCACGTCGGCGACGACGAGGCGGTCGCCGTCGGCTTCGAGCGCTGGAGAAAAGCTCTCGAGACGATCGAAAGCCCCATTCCGATCCTCATCGAGGACACCGCCGGCGGAGGCAACGCCGTCGTCAGAGAGCTCGCCAACTACGGCCCGTTGTGGGACGAGATCGGCGACCTCAACGTCGGCATCTGCCTCGACACGTGCCACGTCTGGGCGGGCGGCGATGACCTGGCGGCGGGAGTCGGCCTCGTTCGGGGGTTGACCGGCCGGGTCGACCTCATCCACTGCAACGACTCCCGAGATCCACACAACTCGCGCCGCGACAGGCACGCCAACCTCGGTCACGGCGAGATCCCGCCCGAGCTGCTGATCGACTTCGTGCGCGACGCCGGCGCCCCCGTGGTCGTCGAGACACCAGGCGACGCCGGAGACCACGCAGCCGACATCAAGTGGTTGCGCGACCAGTTCTGA
- a CDS encoding orotate phosphoribosyltransferase, with protein MENFEQLKKGLVTHLVDHALRTDGPFQLSSGGWSDWYLDGRQTTYDGDGGRLVGSCVASILSDRVTAVGGLTMGADPVAIATAIVSPGLKSFSIRKEEKAHGVGGRVVGPVTHADVAAIVDDTTTTGASLVESAKVLASEGIDVAQAIVVVDRSGGAARRAMRDLGIPFHAVVVPGDLGVA; from the coding sequence TTGGAGAATTTCGAACAACTCAAAAAGGGACTAGTCACCCACCTCGTCGACCATGCCTTGCGCACGGACGGCCCGTTTCAGCTCAGCTCGGGAGGGTGGTCGGACTGGTATCTCGACGGGAGACAGACCACGTACGACGGCGACGGCGGCCGGCTCGTCGGCTCGTGCGTGGCCTCGATCCTCAGCGACCGCGTCACCGCGGTCGGAGGGCTGACGATGGGTGCCGACCCGGTGGCGATCGCCACGGCGATCGTCTCGCCCGGACTCAAGTCCTTCTCGATCCGCAAGGAGGAGAAGGCCCACGGCGTCGGCGGTCGGGTCGTCGGTCCGGTGACGCACGCCGACGTCGCGGCGATCGTCGACGACACGACGACGACCGGCGCGTCACTCGTCGAGTCGGCGAAGGTGCTGGCGTCCGAGGGAATCGACGTCGCCCAGGCGATCGTCGTCGTCGACAGGAGCGGGGGGGCGGCACGCCGCGCCATGCGCGACCTCGGCATCCCCTTCCATGCCGTCGTGGTCCCCGGAGACCTCGGAGTCGCATGA